The Aminithiophilus ramosus genome contains a region encoding:
- a CDS encoding ribose-phosphate diphosphokinase: MVSKVREMKVFSGSAHPEFAARVCENLGVSLAATKLFRFSDGEIGVSIEESVRGADVFVIQPTCAPVNENIMELLIMVDALHRASAYRVNVVTPYFGYARQDRKTRAREPITAKLVCNIIEKSGADRLVAADLHAGQIQGFFDIPVDHLTGINLLASAFRTELKEAIRESRVVVVSPDIGGVVRARRFAVQLNADLAIVDKRRSHDVANFCEVMEIIGHVEGKIAILVDDLIDTAGTMVQAAVALKERGAEKVYACATHAVLSGPAVDRLSESEIEKVLLTDTIPLPQEKKLDKITTLSIAPLFADAISRIHSDHSVSILFR; this comes from the coding sequence ATGGTTTCAAAAGTCAGGGAGATGAAGGTTTTCAGTGGAAGCGCCCACCCGGAGTTCGCGGCCCGGGTCTGTGAAAATCTGGGCGTCTCTCTCGCTGCCACCAAGCTTTTCCGTTTTTCCGACGGAGAGATCGGAGTCTCCATCGAGGAGAGCGTCCGCGGAGCCGACGTCTTCGTCATTCAGCCGACGTGTGCGCCTGTCAACGAAAACATCATGGAACTTCTCATCATGGTCGACGCCCTGCATCGCGCCTCGGCCTATCGCGTCAATGTCGTCACGCCCTACTTCGGCTACGCCCGGCAGGACCGCAAGACCCGGGCCCGGGAGCCCATCACGGCCAAGCTCGTCTGCAATATCATCGAAAAATCGGGGGCCGACCGCCTCGTCGCAGCCGATCTTCATGCCGGACAGATTCAGGGATTCTTCGACATTCCCGTCGACCACCTGACGGGAATCAATCTGTTGGCCTCGGCTTTCAGGACCGAGCTCAAGGAGGCCATCAGAGAGAGCCGCGTCGTCGTCGTCTCCCCCGACATCGGCGGCGTCGTCCGTGCCCGCCGCTTTGCGGTTCAGCTCAACGCCGATCTGGCCATCGTCGACAAACGCCGCTCTCACGACGTGGCCAACTTCTGCGAGGTGATGGAGATCATCGGTCACGTCGAGGGCAAGATCGCCATTCTCGTCGACGATCTTATCGATACGGCCGGAACGATGGTCCAGGCCGCCGTCGCGCTGAAGGAACGGGGGGCCGAGAAAGTCTACGCCTGCGCCACCCACGCCGTTCTCTCCGGTCCCGCCGTGGATCGCCTGTCGGAGTCGGAAATCGAGAAGGTCCTTCTCACCGACACGATTCCGTTGCCTCAGGAGAAGAAGTTGGATAAGATAACCACGCTGTCCATCGCCCCTCTTTTCGCTGACGCCATCAGCCGGATTCACTCCGATCACTCCGTCAGCATCCTTTTCCGGTAA